Proteins encoded together in one Atribacterota bacterium window:
- a CDS encoding ABC transporter ATP-binding protein, with protein sequence MLKLLKNLKPYWLSVLGIICFVFLQAIAELFLPTLMADVVDTGVVNQDIGYIIRVGGVMIIVAIIAMTGSLIGSYLSARVSAGFAKDLRSMVFTKVESFSLEEFNEKGTASLIVRTTNDITQIQRLAVTMLRMFLRAPLLFIGGIIMAVSRNAQLALLLIGILPVLTIIIFLVAKKSTTLFKSMQNKVDRLNLVLREYLTGIRVIRAFNREEYEKSRFDNTNYDLTNTTKKVNILMSALMPLMTLILNLTIVAILWQGSIRIDSGNMQVGDLMAFIQYATQIMFSLIMVSMIFIMIPRAAVSAIRINEVLDIEPKIKDLDLSGREYSKNEKDNGDKIVRNNVTDNKERGNIEFENVCFCYQGCEEFAIKNISFKAKPGEVTAIIGSTGSGKTTLINLIPRFYDATRGSVMIDGIDIRELPQIELRNRIGIVPQKAILFTGTVKENISFGNNNISGDEIIKAAEIAQASDFINNMSDGYNSMISQGGSNLSGGQKQRIAIARALAKKPDIYIFDDSFSALDFKTEAKLRNKLLVETKNKTVLIIAQRVTTVMNADQIVVLDEGQISGIGKHHDLMKTCAVYKEIVVSQR encoded by the coding sequence TTGCTTAAGTTGTTAAAAAATTTAAAACCTTACTGGCTTTCAGTACTTGGAATTATTTGTTTTGTTTTTTTGCAAGCTATTGCAGAATTATTTTTACCTACATTGATGGCAGATGTGGTCGATACAGGTGTTGTTAATCAGGATATCGGTTATATTATAAGAGTTGGTGGGGTTATGATTATTGTTGCTATCATAGCAATGACCGGCTCTCTTATTGGAAGCTACTTATCGGCAAGAGTTTCTGCCGGGTTTGCTAAAGACCTTCGTTCAATGGTGTTCACAAAAGTGGAAAGTTTCTCCCTGGAAGAGTTCAATGAAAAAGGCACTGCCTCCCTTATTGTAAGGACTACTAATGATATTACCCAGATTCAGCGATTAGCAGTGACAATGCTTAGAATGTTTTTAAGAGCACCACTTCTTTTTATTGGCGGCATAATAATGGCAGTATCCAGGAATGCCCAATTAGCATTATTATTGATTGGGATCCTTCCTGTTTTAACAATAATTATTTTTCTGGTTGCAAAAAAAAGTACAACACTTTTTAAATCCATGCAGAATAAAGTTGACAGGTTGAATTTAGTGCTCAGAGAATATTTAACAGGTATCCGGGTTATAAGGGCTTTTAATCGGGAAGAATATGAAAAAAGTCGTTTTGATAATACTAATTATGACTTAACAAATACTACCAAAAAGGTCAATATACTAATGTCTGCATTAATGCCACTTATGACACTGATTCTTAATCTTACTATTGTGGCTATTCTATGGCAGGGGAGTATCAGAATCGATAGCGGTAATATGCAGGTAGGGGATTTAATGGCATTTATTCAATATGCTACACAGATTATGTTTTCCCTGATTATGGTTTCCATGATATTTATAATGATACCCAGAGCAGCGGTATCAGCGATAAGGATTAATGAAGTTTTGGATATTGAACCAAAGATTAAAGATCTGGATCTATCAGGCAGGGAATATTCAAAAAATGAAAAAGATAATGGAGATAAAATTGTCAGAAACAATGTTACAGATAATAAAGAAAGAGGAAATATTGAATTTGAGAATGTCTGTTTTTGTTATCAGGGTTGTGAAGAATTTGCTATTAAAAATATTTCCTTTAAAGCAAAACCAGGAGAAGTTACTGCTATTATCGGAAGTACCGGTTCAGGGAAGACAACTTTAATAAATCTTATTCCAAGATTTTATGATGCAACAAGAGGAAGTGTTATGATTGATGGCATAGATATAAGAGAACTACCCCAGATTGAATTACGCAACAGGATTGGAATAGTGCCTCAGAAGGCTATTTTATTCACTGGAACCGTAAAAGAAAACATCAGTTTTGGAAATAATAACATATCTGGTGATGAGATTATCAAGGCAGCTGAGATTGCCCAGGCTTCTGATTTTATTAATAATATGTCTGATGGCTATAATTCAATGATTAGCCAGGGTGGAAGCAATTTGTCCGGAGGACAAAAGCAAAGAATAGCCATAGCCAGGGCTTTGGCGAAGAAACCTGATATTTACATTTTTGATGATAGTTTTTCTGCGCTTGACTTTAAAACAGAAGCAAAATTACGTAATAAATTGCTTGTTGAAACAAAGAATAAAACTGTACTAATTATTGCCCAAAGGGTTACTACAGTAATGAATGCTGATCAGATTGTAGTTTTAGATGAAGGTCAGATATCCGGTATAGGCAAACATCATGATTTAATGAAAACATGTGCAGTATATAAAGAGATAGTTGTATCACAGAGGTAA
- the chvE gene encoding sugar ABC transporter substrate-binding protein, with amino-acid sequence MKKSILWILVLIFVSSIVSFSFAQPVEVGIVLPTKDEPRWIQDEARFNDALETAGYSAEILFSQGSSAREKENVEALITKGAKILIICPHDATAAAASADEAREAGLKVISYDRLILETESVDYYVTFDSIAVGAAQAQYLVDKATGSGNPLYLYAGAATDNNSFLFFEGAWNVLQPKIADGTFVIKNSSKAIELQDKAQLTRAEMGEILGQITTEWDFTTAKNLAEANLTVASAEDKGDVFILAPNDGTSRAISDAFADDTDVTSYVSTGQDAEIPSVQYIIDGKQSMTVLKDVRTLVQDASDAAVIFLEGGVPVATHTYNNGRIDVPAKPSEVIAVDQGNVKEAIIESGYWDASEFTGLD; translated from the coding sequence ATGAAAAAGTCAATTCTTTGGATTTTAGTTCTGATATTTGTTTCTTCAATTGTTAGTTTTTCTTTTGCGCAACCAGTTGAAGTTGGTATTGTCCTTCCTACCAAGGATGAACCCAGATGGATACAGGATGAAGCACGATTTAATGATGCGCTGGAAACTGCCGGTTATAGTGCTGAGATTCTCTTTAGTCAGGGCTCTTCTGCAAGAGAAAAAGAAAATGTTGAGGCATTAATTACCAAAGGTGCAAAAATACTAATAATTTGTCCTCATGATGCAACTGCCGCTGCCGCCTCAGCAGATGAGGCAAGGGAAGCTGGTTTAAAGGTTATTTCTTATGACCGGTTGATTCTCGAGACTGAATCAGTTGATTACTATGTAACCTTTGACAGTATTGCAGTTGGAGCAGCTCAAGCTCAGTATTTGGTTGACAAAGCTACCGGAAGCGGAAACCCCCTTTATCTGTATGCCGGTGCTGCTACCGACAATAATTCTTTCCTTTTCTTTGAAGGTGCATGGAATGTTTTGCAACCTAAGATAGCTGATGGTACTTTTGTAATTAAGAATTCAAGTAAGGCAATTGAATTACAGGATAAAGCCCAGCTTACTCGTGCCGAAATGGGAGAAATCCTGGGTCAGATTACTACTGAATGGGACTTCACTACGGCAAAGAATCTTGCTGAGGCCAATCTAACTGTTGCCAGTGCTGAAGACAAGGGAGATGTTTTTATACTGGCACCTAATGATGGAACTTCCAGAGCTATTTCTGATGCCTTTGCTGATGATACAGATGTAACCAGTTATGTTAGTACCGGTCAGGATGCTGAAATACCTTCAGTTCAGTATATTATTGATGGTAAACAGTCAATGACAGTCCTAAAGGACGTTAGAACATTAGTGCAGGATGCCAGTGATGCAGCAGTAATATTCCTGGAAGGCGGTGTTCCGGTAGCTACTCATACCTACAATAATGGAAGAATCGATGTTCCTGCAAAGCCTTCTGAAGTTATTGCAGTAGACCAGGGTAATGTTAAAGAAGCAATAATAGAGTCCGGTTATTGGGATGCCTCTGAGTTTACCGGATTAGACTAA
- a CDS encoding Gfo/Idh/MocA family oxidoreductase, which translates to MDKLFGGIIGAGKTSFIGFTHRVAANFYNEAEIKSGVFSNNPDECLQRGLELGIERDRIYCDYSRMIENENSLPHEKRIEFVIIATPNFLHYNMIKAFLENGFHVITDKPMGISLAECLEIKNIQKKTGMVLALTHGYTGYPMIKQARYLVKSGRLGKIINIIVSYNQGWLSPLINNPQTFKTWHLDPAISGPSNTMIDIGTHAINLVQTITGLIPQRVCADLESAIPGNQLEDNGTVLIKFNNMVNGLLHASQVSTGEGNALRIKIYGDKAGLSWDQEFPEVLEMMNSDGTTTIFKKGISALCKDALNASNFPPGHPEGFICAFANIYAAVFKAIRCHKDNQHSCPGGESGWDFPGIEEGITGLSFVEAVIKSNQSTDKWIKI; encoded by the coding sequence ATGGATAAACTATTTGGAGGAATAATCGGAGCAGGAAAAACTTCTTTTATAGGATTTACACATAGAGTAGCAGCCAATTTTTACAATGAAGCAGAGATAAAGTCAGGTGTCTTTTCAAATAACCCTGACGAGTGCCTGCAGCGTGGTTTGGAGCTGGGAATTGAAAGAGATAGAATATATTGTGATTATTCCAGGATGATTGAAAATGAAAACAGTCTTCCACATGAAAAGAGAATTGAATTTGTAATAATTGCAACTCCCAATTTTCTGCATTACAATATGATAAAAGCATTTTTAGAGAATGGTTTTCATGTAATAACTGATAAACCCATGGGAATTTCTCTTGCTGAATGCCTGGAAATCAAAAATATTCAGAAAAAAACAGGAATGGTTTTAGCTTTGACTCATGGATATACAGGTTATCCGATGATTAAACAAGCCAGGTATTTGGTTAAATCAGGCAGGTTGGGCAAAATAATAAATATAATAGTCAGCTATAACCAGGGATGGCTCTCTCCACTTATTAATAATCCACAGACATTTAAAACCTGGCACCTTGATCCTGCTATCTCCGGTCCCTCCAATACCATGATAGATATCGGGACTCATGCTATTAACCTTGTTCAAACTATTACCGGTTTAATTCCTCAGAGGGTATGTGCTGACCTTGAATCTGCTATACCGGGAAATCAACTTGAAGATAATGGTACAGTACTTATTAAATTTAATAATATGGTCAATGGCCTGCTTCATGCTTCTCAGGTTTCAACAGGAGAAGGAAATGCTCTTCGAATAAAAATATACGGAGACAAGGCTGGTCTATCCTGGGATCAAGAATTTCCAGAAGTGTTAGAAATGATGAATTCAGACGGTACCACCACTATATTTAAAAAAGGCATTTCTGCATTATGTAAGGATGCACTAAACGCATCTAATTTTCCACCAGGACACCCGGAAGGTTTTATCTGTGCATTTGCAAATATATATGCCGCAGTATTTAAGGCAATACGCTGTCATAAGGATAATCAGCATTCATGCCCCGGCGGGGAGAGCGGTTGGGATTTCCCCGGCATAGAAGAAGGAATAACAGGACTTTCTTTTGTTGAGGCAGTTATAAAAAGTAATCAGTCAACAGATAAGTGGATAAAAATTTGA
- a CDS encoding N-acetylmuramoyl-L-alanine amidase, translating to MKRTISCLLIIIFILFIYITISLANTINVREYLEGRFPAIYAIYLATLGELDIYEIEFIDLLEELPEQEQRVFVREVHEKGFSLEILEKLRMWQEEIEKPYLNVAFPSQTELTIWNSPLYVFGTTDASPDISVTVNDEEVQLHDFRTGNFLTVIDIPEGERVPIVITAARGNEQTSAERTVFYPRIWEEIPTSPLTIHSTRMQPQKNQELRIGDEIRVMFQGSPEAEASFQIGKKSKEIDMKELLDSNLPLNGRGIYKGSYTIKEEDLLLMGEMTPQAITVTLHKGDEKISKELPGKVSVFSKPSLKVVEVAGEQARIHRVKEDSFAFQSSTLGGDGLPTEVLGYYLLPGTLFEVTGTAGDYLRVKLGENNYLIHEDDVREVQNSPQNPGGDISKIRISENSEKVTVVIDIKEGIPFLIKDDKNGLRIVLYGMSDSNNIIYQGMAPSLQEIKVEPIPEEGQDAMIITVGLYQSITGFDYQWSKTGLEISICKSPEINSNNPIQGRTIVVDPGHGGNHTGAIGPGNVHEKDVVLEIGKYLKDMLEENGAKVLMTRSGDVNVDLYERIDFAVSNKADLFISIHANAHAVGADAVNYHGHMTIYNFDFNEILAEIMMEKLISRIGLPLARVWQRSDLVVLRRPQIPSVMIETAFMMHPEDNWYLLQPAFQKEFAAAIMEGITDYFQEL from the coding sequence ATGAAAAGAACAATATCTTGTTTGTTAATTATAATTTTTATCTTATTTATATATATTACTATATCTCTCGCAAATACTATTAATGTACGTGAATATCTGGAAGGGAGATTTCCCGCTATTTATGCCATATATCTTGCTACCCTGGGAGAACTCGATATTTATGAAATAGAATTTATTGATTTATTGGAAGAATTACCGGAACAAGAGCAGAGGGTATTTGTCAGAGAAGTCCATGAGAAGGGCTTTTCTCTTGAAATATTAGAAAAACTAAGAATGTGGCAGGAAGAGATAGAAAAACCTTATTTGAATGTAGCATTCCCTTCCCAAACAGAACTAACTATATGGAATAGTCCTTTGTATGTTTTTGGAACAACTGATGCTTCACCTGATATCAGTGTTACTGTTAATGATGAAGAGGTTCAGCTTCATGACTTTAGAACCGGTAATTTCCTTACTGTTATTGATATTCCAGAGGGAGAAAGAGTGCCAATTGTGATTACTGCCGCTCGCGGAAATGAGCAAACATCAGCTGAGAGAACAGTGTTTTATCCACGGATATGGGAAGAGATACCAACCAGCCCTTTAACAATTCATTCCACCCGCATGCAACCTCAAAAAAATCAGGAGTTGAGGATCGGCGATGAAATAAGGGTAATGTTTCAGGGCAGTCCGGAAGCTGAGGCCAGTTTCCAGATTGGTAAAAAGTCAAAAGAAATTGACATGAAAGAGCTCTTAGATTCTAATTTGCCGCTTAATGGCAGAGGAATATATAAAGGCAGTTATACAATCAAAGAAGAAGATCTACTTTTAATGGGGGAAATGACTCCCCAGGCTATCACAGTTACTTTACACAAGGGAGATGAGAAAATAAGCAAAGAACTGCCAGGTAAGGTTAGTGTTTTTTCTAAGCCTTCTCTAAAAGTGGTTGAAGTGGCAGGTGAACAAGCCAGAATTCATCGAGTTAAAGAAGATTCTTTTGCTTTTCAAAGTTCTACCCTGGGTGGAGATGGTTTGCCCACTGAAGTATTAGGATATTACTTATTACCCGGGACACTTTTTGAGGTTACGGGCACTGCGGGAGACTATCTGCGTGTGAAATTGGGAGAAAATAATTATTTGATTCATGAGGATGATGTTCGCGAAGTTCAAAATTCACCCCAAAATCCCGGTGGTGATATTTCTAAAATCCGGATTAGCGAAAACAGTGAAAAAGTGACAGTTGTCATTGATATAAAAGAAGGCATTCCTTTTCTCATAAAAGATGATAAAAACGGACTCAGGATTGTTTTATATGGTATGAGCGATAGTAATAATATTATATATCAAGGTATGGCACCTTCTTTACAAGAGATAAAAGTAGAGCCTATTCCGGAAGAAGGTCAAGACGCAATGATAATAACAGTTGGTCTTTATCAATCTATAACCGGTTTTGATTATCAATGGAGCAAAACAGGACTGGAGATAAGCATATGTAAATCCCCTGAAATCAACAGCAATAATCCGATACAGGGACGCACTATAGTTGTTGATCCAGGGCATGGAGGGAATCATACCGGTGCTATTGGTCCTGGAAATGTTCATGAAAAAGATGTAGTATTGGAAATTGGTAAATACCTCAAGGACATGCTTGAAGAGAACGGGGCGAAAGTGCTTATGACACGTAGTGGGGATGTAAATGTGGATCTCTATGAACGCATTGATTTTGCTGTCAGTAATAAAGCAGACCTGTTTATAAGCATTCATGCTAATGCCCATGCTGTAGGAGCAGATGCTGTAAATTATCATGGACATATGACTATTTATAATTTTGATTTTAATGAGATTTTAGCAGAAATCATGATGGAAAAATTGATAAGCAGAATTGGTTTACCCTTGGCAAGAGTTTGGCAGAGAAGTGATTTGGTTGTTTTAAGACGCCCACAGATTCCAAGTGTAATGATAGAAACTGCTTTTATGATGCATCCTGAAGATAACTGGTATTTATTGCAACCTGCTTTCCAAAAAGAGTTTGCAGCAGCTATAATGGAAGGGATTACAGATTATTTTCAAGAATTATAA
- a CDS encoding GNAT family protein, which yields MKYFKKIVDKNLYLSPINIDDAQQFTEWVNNLDLTLNLSIAPCIFTIEQEKQILENLYKEGYHFSIIKLKNDELIGICGLLSVDKINRTAEAGIFIGSKKYWNKGYGTEAMNLLLDYSFNLLNMNSIFLRVHSFNKRAIRCYKKCGFKEIGIRREAYILGGETYNQVYMDILAKEFKGNIPKLLNKIIHYKNK from the coding sequence ATTAAATATTTTAAAAAAATAGTTGATAAAAATCTATATTTATCACCAATAAATATAGATGATGCACAGCAGTTCACTGAATGGGTAAATAATCTCGATTTGACTTTAAACCTGTCAATTGCTCCTTGTATTTTTACAATAGAACAAGAAAAACAAATATTGGAAAATTTATACAAGGAAGGATATCATTTTTCTATAATAAAATTAAAAAATGACGAGTTGATAGGTATTTGTGGTTTATTAAGTGTAGACAAGATAAATAGAACAGCCGAGGCAGGCATATTTATTGGTAGCAAAAAATACTGGAACAAAGGATATGGGACTGAAGCAATGAATTTATTGCTGGATTATTCTTTTAATTTATTAAATATGAATAGTATTTTTTTAAGAGTTCATTCTTTTAACAAGAGAGCAATAAGATGTTATAAAAAATGCGGGTTTAAGGAAATTGGCATAAGAAGAGAAGCATATATTTTAGGTGGAGAAACTTATAACCAGGTGTATATGGATATACTGGCAAAAGAGTTTAAGGGAAATATACCCAAATTATTAAATAAAATTATCCATTATAAAAATAAATAG
- the gguB gene encoding sugar ABC transporter permease: MARANNPEKATLIKDVNRMFQENIREWGMYIALLVIIIIFSITTKGIFLSSRNISNLINQTGYIAILAIGMTLVIIISHIDLSVGYLSGFLGAVVATAMEFWQMSAPVSIALIVILGAMAGFLTGFLVGQMKIPAFVATLAGWLGYRGALQLVTMHRGTVVITNDSFNAIGNGYIPDIPYTPDIGILAGVHKLTLLLGILVIIFYIISAIKKRNRMIYHKFKVSPVHFFILKLIFMSALIGAITWIMSGYRGLSWTAVIVIVVVLLYHFVMTRTNLGRHIYAVGGNPEAAQLTGISVKKITYIVFCSMGVLAALSGILYASRFKSATTTAGTLFELDAIAAAFVGGASPSGGIGKVTGSIVGAFVMMSLTSGMNLMGIDISYQYIVRALVLVAAVVFDVATRNRKKT; encoded by the coding sequence ATGGCAAGAGCAAATAATCCTGAAAAAGCCACATTAATTAAAGATGTAAACAGGATGTTTCAAGAGAATATTCGTGAATGGGGTATGTATATTGCTTTACTGGTTATTATAATAATCTTTTCTATTACTACAAAAGGTATTTTTCTTTCATCAAGGAACATAAGCAATTTAATAAATCAGACCGGGTATATAGCAATATTAGCCATTGGAATGACACTGGTAATAATAATATCACATATCGATCTTTCAGTTGGTTACCTATCAGGTTTTTTAGGTGCAGTAGTGGCGACTGCAATGGAATTCTGGCAAATGTCTGCTCCTGTTAGCATAGCTTTAATAGTAATTTTAGGGGCTATGGCAGGTTTTTTGACTGGTTTTTTAGTAGGGCAGATGAAAATACCTGCTTTTGTAGCCACACTTGCCGGTTGGTTGGGTTATAGAGGAGCATTGCAGCTGGTAACCATGCACAGAGGTACCGTTGTTATTACAAATGATTCCTTTAATGCTATAGGAAATGGTTATATTCCTGATATTCCTTATACTCCTGATATAGGAATTTTAGCAGGAGTGCATAAACTGACACTTTTGCTGGGAATTTTGGTAATTATATTTTATATTATTAGTGCAATCAAAAAACGCAATAGGATGATATACCATAAATTTAAAGTCTCTCCAGTCCATTTTTTTATTCTAAAATTGATTTTTATGTCAGCATTAATCGGAGCTATTACCTGGATAATGTCAGGATATAGAGGTCTATCATGGACAGCAGTAATTGTGATAGTCGTGGTGCTATTATATCATTTTGTTATGACCAGAACCAATCTTGGTAGACATATTTATGCTGTTGGCGGTAATCCAGAAGCCGCACAGTTAACAGGAATAAGTGTAAAAAAAATAACATATATTGTATTTTGTTCAATGGGAGTACTTGCAGCCTTATCAGGTATACTGTATGCTTCCCGTTTTAAATCAGCAACTACAACAGCAGGGACATTATTTGAATTGGATGCAATAGCAGCCGCTTTTGTAGGCGGTGCTTCACCCTCAGGTGGTATTGGAAAAGTTACCGGATCTATTGTTGGTGCCTTTGTAATGATGTCATTGACCAGTGGTATGAATTTGATGGGTATTGATATATCCTATCAATATATTGTAAGAGCCCTTGTTTTAGTAGCTGCAGTAGTATTTGATGTAGCGACCAGGAATAGAAAGAAGACATAA
- a CDS encoding ATP-binding cassette domain-containing protein encodes MAEKIPVVEMRNIKKNFGGVQALKGVDLVLHHNEVLGLVGDNAAGKSTLMKILSGAYIPDGGEIIVEGKKIHMTSSQDAHRQGIEMVYQDLALANNLDVVANVFMGREKTSMQLGPIGILDEHYMEKETERLLNRLKIDISSVRLRVESLSGGQRQAIAIARATAFDAKVTIMDEPTAALSVAAIEKVLDLVKELKAQGNSIIIISHRIEDIYQVSDRMIVLRQGRKVCDTEVTGDIDTFREHVVAYIVGARDDFAEEGGKRSDGKSK; translated from the coding sequence ATGGCTGAAAAAATACCAGTTGTAGAAATGCGTAATATTAAAAAAAATTTTGGCGGTGTGCAGGCATTAAAAGGAGTAGATTTGGTGTTACATCATAATGAAGTACTGGGATTGGTTGGAGATAATGCAGCTGGTAAATCTACTTTAATGAAAATCCTCAGTGGGGCATATATCCCGGATGGAGGAGAAATTATTGTGGAAGGTAAAAAAATACATATGACAAGTTCCCAGGATGCACACCGGCAGGGAATTGAGATGGTATATCAGGATCTGGCACTTGCTAATAATTTAGATGTAGTTGCAAATGTATTTATGGGCAGAGAAAAAACAAGCATGCAATTAGGACCGATAGGTATATTAGATGAACACTACATGGAAAAAGAAACAGAAAGACTCTTGAATAGATTAAAAATTGATATTTCTTCTGTTCGGTTAAGAGTCGAAAGCCTTTCTGGTGGCCAAAGACAAGCGATAGCAATTGCCCGTGCAACTGCATTTGATGCCAAAGTTACTATAATGGATGAGCCAACGGCAGCATTAAGTGTAGCGGCAATTGAAAAAGTACTTGATTTGGTAAAAGAACTAAAGGCACAGGGTAATTCCATTATTATAATAAGTCATCGCATAGAGGATATCTATCAGGTTAGTGATAGAATGATAGTTTTACGCCAGGGACGTAAGGTCTGCGATACAGAGGTTACAGGTGATATTGATACATTTCGGGAGCATGTAGTGGCATATATTGTTGGTGCACGTGACGATTTTGCTGAAGAAGGAGGGAAAAGGTCTGATGGCAAGAGCAAATAA
- a CDS encoding ABC transporter ATP-binding protein: MSEKQRKPGISARGLGRGPGGHSGLTTPVEKPKDFKGTLLRLVSYLKPHNVKISITFFAAIASSVFIIISPKVMGRATTKLFEGFLLKLQNVPGAVIDFPYIFNIIFILISLYILNALFTYLQHYLMVDVTQKTVYDMRKEISHKLTRLQLSYFDSRTHGEILSRVTNDIDTISNTLQQSITQLITSIVSLVGIFIMMLTISPMLTLITLFVLPASFFVTRVIAGKSQRHFARQQKILGQLNGHVEEMYTGHKIVKAFNYEKKSIKKFSGLNDKLYDAGWKAQFISGMIMPLMIAISNISYVFIVILGGIAVARGTITIGNVQAFLQYSRQFTHPIVQAANIANIIQSTIAAAERVFEVLDEKEQIPEAENPVILSKPQGNIEFNHVKFGYDKNKTIIKDMSFKAKKGQIIAIVGPTGAGKTTLVNLLMRFYEIDAGKITVDEKNILDMKRANLRDIFGMVLQDTWLFKGSIKENIAYGQIDSTEEQVIKAAKLAYADHFIKTLPLGYDTVIDEEASNLSQGQKQLLTIARAILSKPSVLILDEATSSVDTRTELHIQNAMLSLMEGKTSFVIAHRLSTIQGADLILVMDKGDIVEKGTHKELLQKNGFYADLYNSQFAVIGLEKDINQ, translated from the coding sequence ATGAGTGAAAAACAGAGAAAACCAGGTATTTCTGCAAGAGGCCTTGGTCGTGGTCCGGGAGGTCATTCCGGCTTGACTACACCAGTTGAAAAACCCAAAGATTTTAAAGGCACTTTGTTGAGACTGGTTAGTTATTTAAAACCACATAATGTAAAAATCAGCATCACCTTTTTTGCGGCTATCGCCAGTTCTGTTTTCATTATTATAAGTCCCAAAGTGATGGGCAGGGCAACTACCAAACTATTTGAAGGGTTTCTCCTTAAACTACAAAATGTTCCCGGTGCAGTTATTGATTTTCCCTATATATTTAATATTATTTTTATTTTAATATCTTTATATATTCTTAATGCACTTTTTACCTATCTACAGCATTATCTGATGGTAGATGTTACTCAAAAGACTGTTTATGATATGAGAAAGGAAATCAGTCATAAGCTGACCCGTTTGCAGCTAAGTTACTTTGACAGTAGAACTCATGGAGAAATACTGAGCCGGGTTACTAATGACATTGATACAATCAGTAATACCCTTCAGCAGAGTATTACCCAATTAATCACCTCAATAGTTTCATTAGTAGGAATTTTTATCATGATGCTGACCATAAGTCCGATGTTAACATTAATAACACTTTTTGTCTTACCGGCAAGTTTCTTTGTAACCAGGGTTATTGCCGGAAAGTCACAGAGGCATTTTGCAAGACAACAAAAGATATTAGGTCAATTGAACGGTCATGTAGAGGAAATGTATACCGGTCATAAAATTGTAAAAGCATTCAACTATGAGAAAAAATCAATTAAAAAATTCAGCGGGCTGAACGATAAGCTATATGATGCTGGTTGGAAAGCACAATTTATATCCGGAATGATTATGCCACTAATGATTGCCATAAGCAATATTAGTTATGTCTTTATTGTTATTCTCGGTGGAATTGCAGTAGCCAGGGGCACTATTACTATTGGTAATGTACAGGCTTTCCTCCAGTACTCCAGGCAGTTCACTCATCCTATTGTCCAGGCAGCAAATATTGCTAACATTATTCAATCAACAATAGCCGCTGCTGAAAGGGTTTTTGAAGTCCTTGATGAAAAAGAGCAAATTCCTGAGGCAGAAAACCCGGTAATTTTAAGTAAACCACAGGGAAATATTGAATTTAATCATGTTAAGTTTGGGTATGATAAAAACAAGACAATAATCAAAGATATGAGTTTTAAAGCTAAAAAAGGTCAGATAATTGCCATTGTTGGCCCAACTGGTGCAGGAAAGACGACCTTAGTAAATTTATTAATGCGTTTTTATGAAATTGATGCTGGAAAAATAACTGTTGATGAAAAAAATATACTTGATATGAAAAGGGCTAACTTGCGAGATATTTTTGGGATGGTTCTGCAAGATACCTGGCTGTTTAAAGGAAGTATCAAGGAAAATATCGCCTACGGCCAAATTGATTCTACAGAGGAACAGGTAATCAAGGCAGCAAAGCTTGCTTATGCAGACCATTTCATCAAGACACTTCCCCTTGGATATGATACAGTTATTGATGAAGAAGCGAGTAATCTGTCTCAAGGCCAAAAACAATTGCTGACCATCGCCAGGGCAATATTATCAAAACCATCTGTATTGATTCTTGATGAAGCAACCAGCAGTGTTGATACCAGAACAGAATTACATATTCAAAATGCCATGCTCTCCCTGATGGAAGGAAAAACGAGCTTTGTAATCGCCCACCGTTTATCTACGATTCAGGGAGCAGATTTAATTTTGGTTATGGATAAAGGAGATATTGTTGAAAAAGGAACCCACAAAGAGTTATTGCAAAAAAATGGTTTTTATGCGGATTTATATAATAGCCAATTTGCGGTTATAGGTTTAGAAAAAGATATAAATCAGTAG